A stretch of the Vitis vinifera cultivar Pinot Noir 40024 chromosome 16, ASM3070453v1 genome encodes the following:
- the LOC100247757 gene encoding probable pectate lyase 4 — translation MAFHGCCFTLALALLLHILVILFTPNTILPANAHRSSNSPPAMKLNVIDRCWRRSRNWQRHRQLLATCSVGFAGKMTNNIGTDLIRYEVTDPSDHPLNPKPGTLRFGATNIKGKVWITFKQSMRIKLEKPLLISSFTTIDGRGASIHIAGGACLLLHEVTNVIIHGIRIHHCRAQMPGQVLGPDSKMMELGHVDGDAIRLVASSQIWIDHNTLYECQDGLLDVTRGSTDITISNNWFRNHDKVMLLGHDDEYLQDKNMKVTVAFNHFGPNCYQRMPRVRHGYTHVVNNLYLGWEQYAIGGSMNPSVLSEANLFIAPESGTKEVTWRQDNNENGRSWNFQSVRDVFENGAHFSQTGDSAKRPHYNHLQTFRVADAKAVRPITRSSGALRCRKRSRC, via the exons ATGGCTTTCCATGGATGCTGCTTCACTTTGGCTTTGGCTCTTCTCCTTCACATCCTTGTCATCCTCTTCACTCCCAACACTATTCTTCCAGCTAATGCTCATAGATCAAGTAACTCCCCTCCTGCCATGAAGTTGAACGTGATTGATCGATGCTGGAGAAGGAGCCGTAACTGGCAGAGGCACAGACAACTGCTCGCAACCTGCTCGGTGGGTTTTGCTGGGAAGATGACTAACAATATTGGAACAGACTTGATACGCTATGAAGTTACAGATCCTAGTGACCACCCCTTGAATCCCAAGCCAGGAACTCTCAGATTCGGTGCCACCAACATTAAAGGAAAGGTGTGGATAACATTCAAACAAAGCATGAGAATCAAACTCGAGAAACCGCTACTCATTAGTAGTTTCACCACCATTGATGGGAGAGGTGCCAGCATTCACATTGCAGGAGGTGCATGCCTCTTGCTTCATGAG GTGACTAATGTAATCATCCACGGTATCCGGATTCACCACTGCCGAGCCCAAATGCCTGGTCAAGTGTTGGGTCCAGATTCAAAGATGATGGAGCTGGGTCATGTAGATGGGGATGCAATCAGGCTGGTTGCATCCTCACAAATTTGGATAGATCACAATACACTCTACGAGTGCCAGGATGGTCTCCTGGATGTCACCCGTGGTTCTACAGACATCACCATCTCAAACAACTGGTTCAGAAATCATGATAAAGTTATGCTCCTAGGCCATGATGATGAGTATCTTCAAGACAAGAACATGAAGGTAACAGTTGCCTTCAACCATTTTGGTCCTAATTGCTACCAGCGGATGCCAAG GGTCCGCCATGGATATACACATGTAGTCAACAATCTCTATCTGGGATGGGAACAGTATGCCATAGGAGGAAGCATGAACCCTAGCGTTTTGAGTGAAGCAAACCTCTTTATTGCACCAGAATCAGGGACGAAAGAG GTAACCTGGAGACAAGACAACAATGAAAATGGAAGATCATGGAATTTTCAGTCTGTGAGggatgtttttgaaaatggagCTCATTTCAGCCAAACAGGTGACTCTGCAAAAAGGCCACACTATAACCATCTACAGACGTTCCGAGTTGCAGATGCCAAAGCAGTAAGGCCAATTACAAGGTCATCAGGTGCTTTGCGATGCCGTAAAAGATCCAGATGCTGA
- the LOC100242649 gene encoding uncharacterized protein LOC100242649 isoform X2 yields the protein MQEVAGERGGYLHGRGALDSDDLLYLKEQMEAEEDAERLLRRTEKRAFAAFKKAASLADSSPATVPLPLRVEPKPKSGIRQQDLLKKVVEVKPKRHRVSSPSNGNQTAPNSSDSALKNHKSEVDQLKAGESPLSRSKKAEDATKAENPVKSLLGLAYESSDDEDD from the exons ATGCAAGAGGTTGCAGGGGAACGTGGAGGTTACCTTCATGGACGAGGCG CATTGGACAGTGATGATCTACTCTATCTCAAGGAGCAGATGGAGGCTGAGGAGGATGCAGAACGCCTTTTACGCCGCACAGAGAAGCGTGCCTTTGCTGCATTTAAGA AAGCTGCAAGTTTAGCAGATTCTTCACCGGCAACGGTTCCCTTGCCCCTTCGTGTTGAGCCCAAGCCAAAGAGTGGGATTAG ACAGCAAGATTTGCTGAAAAAGGTGGTGGAAGTCAAACCCAAGCGGCATAGAGTGTCAAGTCCATCTAATGGTAATCAGACTGCCCCAAATTCAAGTGACTCtgctttgaaaaatcataagtCTGAAGTTGACCAGCTGAAGGCAGGCGAGAGTCCTCTGTCAAGATCAAAAAAAGCAGAAGATGCGACTAAAGCAGAGAACCCTGTTAAAAGCTTACTTGGATTAGCATATGAGAGTtctgatgatgaagatgattgA